DNA from Malus sylvestris chromosome 11, drMalSylv7.2, whole genome shotgun sequence:
catattgtatgaaaacattgatatgagttgtacctagaaaggtacaagacgatatcagtgcaagcccaagatcagaaccatggcaactgtcaagtgagtccttgagtatttaagaaatactaaaggatagattcctcaaagaatgaggaagaattagagtaacaaaatggaagcgtaaatgtattagattatgaatctaatccatcattggatgtttcttcattatgaatgaagagataattagatatctctttattatgactaaaagagatatttggatggaaacattaaaagtaatgactttagtgtgttccattgtgaatgcaaagtatattgccatatagaagcttacaacaatgttgtttggataggaaagttcatttatgaactctctattcggttccaaccagaaagtgtctctagtgtaccgacactacgacactaatggggcgatagctcaagccagggaatcaaggtctcatcacgatccgaactcaaatgagagactgaaccacatgattgagaatcatgtataatggtgacgtcgttattctcaaggttgcttctatggataacatatagatatctatTGTCTAGGcttactactcagccatttttgaaatgactacagaagaggtatcatcactgatgaccaagctgattggctctagtgcaagtgggagattgttggaaatgtgccctaaaaccaatcatatgatgatactttacggacatttcacatgttaaactaatctagtttaatatcaagggcatagattattgttttaagccatctcatataaatgttatatgcttaaacgatgagtccaaggaatatgtaattagaagaatgtaatttaaagaagttagattcatgggaccattctctttcgtatacatatcctaaacgttcctaatcataggattgccaattgggcattgacaatccgttaagatcagtatgtgctatgtcttctcttagtgagagtgactggtctcgagtcattggtgtgactgacaccaagacaagtacataggtgctcaataaggaatgagttcactgaacacgatcaacgaagagttctcatactcatgtcacatgagaactcatggttgggataatgcaaagtagtcatttgacctgaggcatcatagttgtcttgtggttaggtccttgatctttgattatgtcaaagtcactccatttgcgggtgtccacggcatagttagggttaagccacttagccatggaggcaagtgaatgcgcaacaagggatctctaaccttcaaaccgtttgagggagaatactctatgatatgtgataggagcatatttatgcgacttaattggcttgttcttgtgcgtttacgttgtgtttctttagttattttagtgtttaaagccattttcttttgtttgtaggtcttaataacaaccttggcaagaaaagtgcattttggtgcatgttggatcaacattgggctcaaatggattgcatgcatgaggatggacgttttgggcatatgtgtgtgcaagtgtgtgtgtgtaattgcaaggataaataatgacaactcatacacatgcaaagaagcccacatgcaaagtgaaagactctaagtacaaagtatgcaagaagatgcattttggaggcctttggagcatgtttcgggcttggaatggatagcaaatgcatgggccaagtggatggacgaatttgagaactaaagaggccaagaatatgaagaattatggtccaaaagatgaagaaaacagcccaaaaatctgtcaccccaacttgcattccttgccatgcaaaccacatagaattccctttggattccataccatgcttgatcactcttgtcccctacataatttctgatttcatgctttaattcatttaattatttcactcaatttcttgatacctcttgttcccttcacccattagattttagacaacctttacatccattacatgcaccaattgatgctccatcattcacatttggaatccaatgccatgtgcaacacatgttgttgcacctttgacccatttgttgacacatttcacctccctttccatctctatgcaatgtacacaatcattcatgctccctagctacaacaccactccattttacccttcacactttgcatcattacttcattttcacccttggaccattgcacaccacacacacaaattgccatgcatttcatccttaacctaaccttattttctaaggtttttggggcctataaatacatgtttacaccccttggccaaagacacaatcccccatattcatcattttatcacagaaattcgtccttacacaccctaggaagcaaaacaccccaaaaacaccattctagtgcctagaaaacataacaaccactccaccttcttccaccctctttgcctagttttccaccaccttccaaccatcaaacactcttccacactcaccctaaacccctccatatcattccccatccattctacaccataaatccacccaaaaatctgtccacaagcttcatgccgcaacaaggaggaagggagatccattgatgcacttgctttccaagttggagcattttaggtgttttctttcctttgattttaatgtctaattttatgtatctttgtattgcaagaatgaggaactaaacccccttagttggggggtgatttgaaaccatgtacatgcttgcaatatgatttgattacattcagttgttatttcataagttgcggattcaattcgttcatctacttgattgataacttatttgtgtatgttgattgagagtgcacgcttagttttcatgcatgaatatgatgctagattatgagggagtttcacctaatagttacaatcttataatcacaagtagtgaaggtcgcttgaaaacgatcgcgttgaatgaattcttggcactagtttcatgctcatcatagtaacgaatgcctcgtcaacacttatagttctcattgtgcttcatgattcttgattgtatctttattgtgctcatcacgtaaggaacctttgaggaatgctttgaattgttgtatgcgcttttccatccaattcattaacttaaggagaacttgaaggttaatttaagcgtatctaattaacttggggtgttgagtttcataatttattgaaagaacaactgaaaatcattttgtttgcaagtgtgtcatgtgtggagaagaacctcctaactagccttttatccatcctttccatccaaaaacgttttacaatctgttttgttttaaagtttctgttttgttttcaattttcgtccaaaacaaatccccctttattttgaagtcttagattagttagaaagtgttttgatttgtgtttctaagtgtttttattcaagtttttatccaacttcgtccaagttcttgttaggttctcaaaactgcccagaaagtggtttttaggtagttttgagtcattaggttgctgttttgagttttatgtttgtttaagtattttaaagtatagttttgcattctttgagtctagttagtgttttaaattttatttttatgtttttaagtcagttttcaagtgtttagcaatccctcctaatccccggcctagaacgatccctacttacatactttactacatttgataaaaagagggtttaatttgtgtgcttatatatttcgcatcaaattttggcgccgttgccggggattagcaactttgctaatctcttggattgttttctttcgaattattgtattttgtttaagtttctgtttaagttgctgatttgttttgttttctttgtttttaggtactagtttatgacccgtagctcacaacctgttcgtgagcatatctccgactttgacggtgattttgagaggactttgagaaggaaaaagaaattgcaagagtctaatcctcttagtcccgagcctgaattagaagagcaaggtatagccatggacaaccgtacactcaaggagcttgccgcctcgggtttggataatgccgcaccattgtgtatccaatatcccatggctgctcaaggtaaaaccgaagagttcgagttaaagtcaagtttgctccaccacattccaaagttccatgggctttccatggaggatccgaacaaacatttgaaggaatttgaagtggtgtgctcaagtatgactccgatTACCGTTGAcagaagtattttaaagatgaaggcttttccattctctttaatggacaaagccaaggattggttatacgagttggctcccggtacagttacatcttgggagagtatgaagagggcgtttctggagaagtttttcccaacttctcgtatcattcttcttcgtaaaaaaataagtggaattcagcaaagccaaggtgaatcttttccatcttattatgaatgatttaaatcacttgttgcttcttgtccacagcatcagatgaaggaggagttacttcttcaatacttttacgaagGTCTTTTACCACTTGAACGACAAATGTTGGATGCTTCCGCGGGAGGAGCTCTAGTGGATAAGACACCTAGGGATGCCAAAACTCTCATTGCGAATCGAGCactcaatgcacaacaatatgaaggtgttgggcaaagagacaccccacggccacatcatgtcaatgaggtaagttctatttctgagttacaatcccaaatggctaaccttacgtctatgttatcgcagttggttgaaggccccaaaacgcaaggaactacaatctgtggtgtatgctccattcaaggacaccaatctgatcaatgccctcaattaattgagaatggaggatgggaatcggccaatgctgtgggttatgggaatcaaaaccaaccaaggaatgatcctttctccaatacatacaacccgggatggcgtgaccaccccaatttcagatggagagatgcaccacaatatggccaacaaagtggattccgacaacccccgggtttctttccaaggccaatggaaccacaaccacctcctcaggcacaatcttcccaaaccaacccaggtacgtctatgaatgatgataaaacatatcagttactaaccaccatggcgcagggaatgcagaaccaagcaaaggaggttaatgagctgaagaagcaaatgggacaaatggccgaatttttggggcaattccgtgaaaatggtaagttaccaagcactacggtggtcaatccaaagggtggcttcgaatctgcaaaggctatcacattacgaagtggaaaagaggtgagaaacaaggaagatgagaagatacaactcaaggaagatgagaacacctaccccacggcaagggtaccATCACCCATGCCGCAGCCATCTAAGACATCCCATCCGTCCACCTCAGGTAAGAATGTTCCAAATGTTGTGATTTCGAACACTAATCTGCCCAATGTTCCTTTCCCTCGTAGATTTGCACAatcgaagaaagaagaaagcgaAAAGGACATTTTGGATACCTTTCGAAAAGTCCAAGTGAACATTCCTTTACTTGATGCTATTAAGCAAGTGCCCAGGTAcgcaaagtttttaaaagaattatgcacaactaggaaaagaatttcaaacaaagaagttgtgaaggtaagtgaaaatgtatcTGCGGTTTTGCAACGGAAGTTACCTCCAAAGTGTAAGGATCCAGGGAGCTTTACTATCCCATGCGTAATTGGAAACACTAGATTTGAAAAAtgcatgttagatttaggtgcttctattaatgttatgccatattccatttatgcatcaatGAACCTTGGTGAGTTAAAACAAGATGGCGTGATaattcaattggccgatcgttctaacgcttatcccaagggagtccttgaggatgttttagtgcaggtcaatcatCTTATCTTTCCTGCAGATTTTTATGTCTTAGAAATGGAGGATTCAagccatgctccatcattgCCAATCTTGCtaggccgaccattcatgaaaacagcgaGAACAAAAATAGATGTGTTTATGGGAACATTAACCATGGAGTTTGATGGAGACATTATtcgttttaatctttctgaaaccATTAAATATCCAATGGAGGACCATTCTTGTTTCGCTATTGACATTGTTGATTCTTTGGCACAGGTACATTTGGATCGAATGAACGACGATGCACTTGAAATAGCCTTAGTACACGGCATAGGAGCaagaaacaagtgtgggggaatccAAGCAACCCACGGCATGGAATCTGACCATATTGCCGTGCCCCTTTGTGGTGAAGTGTTTGAAATGGTCGCGGCCCTCGAGTCATTGACATCACATTCTGGTAAGTCTTCACTCTCAATTTTAGATTCGGTTTTGGCTAACAAGTTACTTCCATCCattgtgcagccacctacacttgagTTGAAGCCATTACCTAGTCACttgaagtatgttttcttgggagaagatCAAACACTACCCGTCATCATATCTAGCTCACTCAcggcccaagaagaagacaagttgATAAGGGTGTTAAAGGAGCACAAATCTGCCATTGGATGGACCTTGGCGGATATCAAAGGCATTAGTCCCaccacgtgcatgcatcgcatcctTTTGGAGGAGGGAGCTAAGCCATCTCGGGAGGCTCAACGTCGCCTTAATCCACCCATGTTGGAAGTAGTAAAGAAGGAGGTTATAAAATTGCTTGACTGTGGTGTTATATACCCTAtttctgatagtcgttgggtgtctCCCGTGCAggttgttccaaagaagtccgggatcacggtggtgaagaatgaagaacaaGAGCTTGTACCCACTCGTGTGGTGACCGGTTGGCGtgtttgtattgattacagGAAGTTAAATGCCATGACAAGGAAAGATCACTTTCCGTTGCCATTCCTggatcaaatgttagaaaggttagccggttataaattttattgctttcttgatggatattccggatataaccaaattgtgatagctccggaggaccaagaaaagacaacgtTCACGTGCCCCTTTGGCACCTTTGCATACAggcgcatgccatttggtttgtgCAATGCCCCTGCGACATTTCAACGATGCATGGTGAGtatcttttctgattatgtggagaaaattattgagatattcatggatgatttcagcGTGTTTGGTAATTCATTCGATCATTGCTTGAGTAATCTGACCTTAAttttgaaacgttgtgttgaaacgaatcttgtgcttaattgggaaaaatgtcacttcatGGTTAAGCAAGGTATTGTTCTAGGACATATTATTTCTGAAGAaggcattgaagtggataaatctaaGGTAGACCTTgttcgtcacttaccctctccaacttcggttagagaggttcgttcgtttcttggtcacgcAGGTTTTTATAGGCGTTTCATAaaggatttctccaagattTCACAACCACTATGCCGATTGCTTCAAAAAGAGGTGGCTTTCGAGTTTGATGATGCATGCTCCATGGCATTCAAGCAATTAAAAGAAGCTCTTACTTCGGCTCCCATTATCACAcctccagattggagccttccatttgagTTGATGTGCGATGCTTCGGATTATGcgattggtgctgttttggggcaacgaaagaacaaacaacctcatgttatttattatgcctctaggacactaaatgatgctcaattaaattactccaccactgaaaaagaattacttgctgtggtatttgcattagataagttccgatcatacttacttggtactaaagttattatttttactgatcatgcagctctcaaGTATTTACTCAcaaaaaaggaggccaagcctaGACTAATTCGATGGATGTTGCTTCTACAAGAGTTTGACATTGAGATTCGGGATAAGAAGGGCGTGgagaatgtggtggctgaccacctaagtcgAATGGTGCATGAGGAAGCATCGCCAATTTCTGAAACCTTCCCCGATGAGCAACTAATGTCTATCCaggtaagtgagccttggtacgcggatttggtgaattatttggtgactaaacaagttcctagcaccctaaacaaattccaacgtgataaacttaaaaaggatgctagattttatgtttgggatgacccatacttgtggaaatattgttcagatcaggttataagaagatgtgtgcatgaatcagattttcactcaattttaagtttttgtcacacatatgcatgtgggggtcactttggcacccaaaggacagcttttaaggttcttgaatgtggtttttattggcctactttgtttaaagatgctagaaccttctgtttaacatgtgatcgctgccaaaggacaggtaatattagccaaaaagatcaaatgccgcaggtacccatctttgttgttgaaatctttgatatttggggtatcgattttatgggtccttttccttcatcttttggtttcacctacatattacttgccgttgattatgtttcaaagtgggtggaagcgaaagccactcgaactaacgattctaaagttgtggcagattttgtgaaaactaatatcttttctagatttgggatgcctagggtgctaatcagtgatggagggtctcatttttgcaaccgtaccattggggcattactcaagaagtatcatgtgacgcataaggtttccacaccttaccacccccaaaccaatggccaagccgaggtatctaatcgtgagatcaaacagattttggagaagaccgttgggccaaatagaaaagattggagcttacggctggatgatgcactatgggcgtatcgaacggcttacaagacccccattggtatgtctccttttcgacttgtgtatggcaagccttgccatcttcccgtggaattagaacatagagctcattgggccatcaagaccttcaatttgaatgtggaccaagctggaattcatcgaaagcttcaattgagtgaacttgatgagataaggcatgaagcttatgagaatgctagaatttacaaagagaagaccacggcattccatgataagatgcttcgaggcaagactttcgaaattgggcagaaagtgttgttgttcaactcccgccttcgtctattccctggtaagttacgttccaaatgggttggcccgtttgttgttactaatctttttgtacatggtgcagtccaaattaagagcttgagaaccgggcaagaattcaaggtgaatggacatcgcttgaagccatactacgagaactttgtggagcatgttgtggaggagatcccactgcatgccgtgggttccaAGGAGAAGTGAAGgtgttcatcgtccggctggaagacgttaaagcaagcgctttaagggaggcaacccatttattctgtttgattgtctattttattacttgtttaattatttttggttatgactttctattttgaaacattaacaaatatgcaaaggattttaacattaaacttcgtggaaatgaacagcaaagcttcgccgtacaattccaatccagttcaagttcaaagctgtggaaagtcaacaagatcaactatctccaaaaccagatttgcgttcttaaactctactctgtctggtttttactttgccatatttgtcatgtttatttgtcgtttgttatttgcttgtttttggtgtgagtatatgcttgaaacattgaggacaatgtttgatttaagtgtggggggagtaaccattgttttgcatgaaattcgtagaaatttatcacccattacttctagtgttgttccttgttgttttaagtatttttaagctgttttggagtgtttcagtgtgttttgacataaaaatccaaaaattcataaaaatttgaaaaattgtttttgaaaatccaaaaaaaaaagagttgtttttgtgcgcttatttgtgtcttagggtaccttccaacacaatgatgaggattcagtttgtaattgcatgactgttaaagagagttataaacatggatgaaagtttgatttactctttatttatgcgtgattgtggttataacttatgaaatcacatgtaatcataaaagaaaaaaattagttttttgtaacatgcttgaaggaaagaactcaaactaacgctacaaccttgtgagaatTGAGCCTAAatatttatttggagagttaaaatctgtgcattattgttttctaaagtcgttgcatgatctcattattctttgcttggttattacttagaaggcgtttcatcatttagttccaaatgctagaactcatgcctatttcattcaaagcatgctattgatttgcataacacatattcaagatgaagttgtgtagttaccaccaccaaagccaaactgccatgtatcccatatcgttatatgtttaagttaaccccattgagccttgatagcctacattctttgttaaaccacattatccttacctagcctagtttaggaccatccatacccttgttcttgaagcatagtaaagtatgagtcaaattgaattccttttgattaatgtatggcagaaaacaagtgtgggggaagtgattcttgtgtgtgtgtatgccaaaatcattcataaggcacgagtagaaaagaaagattcgtgaaaaatagaatgaaaagaagaagagctGTGAAgagaaaaggagttgaaaaatatgtgaaaaagagttttaaagtgttgcttattgaagaaagggtccaaaacattgaattcggccctaaatattgcttgaatcttcccttcgtgtttaaaagttgattactgcaatctaagtgaattctaagttttcatttcattacttttcttgctattgctttaagaacgtttgttatccctatccttcatttgttagccaacaccccaagcccgttacaacctttgacttcaatcttgagtgttatgtgtttcaatttgtggagtttgaatttggtatgagcatatggtgtcactggttctcgcgtctaagtaatagcattccattcatgagatcatatctaaacatgcttattaactccagaaattgctttctttgtgatacatatatgtgagcattcgttttcatatctacatcaatcttctcacatataactagtatagggtgtgtagttggaaaatctgagtgaaaattgagtgcatatcttgtaaggaattgagtgaattctctaaggcatgttactacatcaaaaacattgttttaattgattaattgtgaactagtaagtggtgactatgattaagtatgtgcttaagtgtaaagatgactcaaatctgtggggataatgatttttaacatgtcatgtgcattggaaatccctgaggcaaatgttggaaggtttaggttgtgttttatttgttttgtgtcgttttatttctttgttttgctcgaggactagcaaaagctaagtgtgggggaatttgataggagcatatttatgcgacttaattggcttgttcttgtgcgtttacgttgtgtttctttagttattttagtgtttaaagccattttcttttgtttgtaggtcttaataacaaccttggcaagaaaagtgcattttggtgcatgttggatcaatattgggctcaaatggattgcatgcatgaggatggacgttttgggcatatgtgtgtgcaagtgtgtgtgtgtaattgcaaggataaataatgacaactcatacacatgcaaagaagcccacatgcaaagtgaaagactctaagtacaaagtatgcaagaagatgcattttggaggcctttggagcatgtttcgggcttggaatggatagcaaatgcatgggccaagtggatggacgaatttgagaactaaagaggccaagaatatgaagaattatggtccaaaagatgaagaaaacagcccaaaaatctgtcaccccaacttgcattccttgccatgcaaaccacatagaattccctttggattccataccatgcttgatcactcttgtcccctacataatttctgatttcatgctttaattcatttaattatttcactcaattgcttgatacctcttgttcccttcacccattagattttagacaacctttacatccattacatgcaccaattgatgctccatcattcacatttggaatccaatgccatgtgcaacacatgttgttgcacctttgacccatttgttgacacatttcacctccctttccatctctatgcaatgtacacaatcattcatgctccctagctacaacaccactccattttacccttcacactttgcatcattacttcattttcacccttggaccattgcacaccacacacacaaattgccatgcatttcatccttaacctaaccttattttctaaggtttttggggcctataaatacatgtttacaccccttggccaaagacacaatcccccatattcatcattttatcacagaaattcgtccttacacaccctaggaagcaaaacaccccaaaaacaccattctagtgcctagaaaacataacaaccactccaccttcttccaccctctttgcctagttttccaccaccttccaaccatcaaacactcttcc
Protein-coding regions in this window:
- the LOC126589425 gene encoding uncharacterized protein LOC126589425, which gives rise to MANLTSMLSQLVEGPKTQGTTICGVCSIQGHQSDQCPQLIENGGWESANAVGYGNQNQPRNDPFSNTYNPGWRDHPNFRWRDAPQYGQQSGFRQPPGFFPRPMEPQPPPQAQSSQTNPGTSMNDDKTYQLLTTMAQGMQNQAKEVNELKKQMGQMAEFLGQFRENGKLPSTTVVNPKGGFESAKAITLRSGKEVRNKEDEKIQLKEDENTYPTARVPSPMPQPSKTSHPSTSGKNVPNVVISNTNLPNVPFPRRFAQSKKEESEKDILDTFRKVQVNIPLLDAIKQVPRYAKFLKELCTTRKRISNKEVVKVSENVSAVLQRKLPPKCKDPGSFTIPCVIGNTRFEKCMLDLGASINVMPYSIYASMNLGELKQDGVIIQLADRSNAYPKGVLEDVLVQVNHLIFPADFYVLEMEDSSHAPSLPILLGRPFMKTARTKIDVFMGTLTMEFDGDIIRFNLSETIKYPMEDHSCFAIDIVDSLAQVHLDRMNDDALEIALVHGIGARNKCGGIQATHGMESDHIAVPLCGEVFEMVAALESLTSHSGKSSLSILDSVLANKLLPSIVQPPTLELKPLPSHLKYVFLGEDQTLPVIISSSLTAQEEDKLIRVLKEHKSAIGWTLADIKGISPTTCMHRILLEEGAKPSREAQRRLNPPMLEVVKKEVIKLLDCGVIYPISDSRWVSPVQVVPKKSGITVVKNEEQELVPTRVVTGWRVCIDYRKLNAMTRKDHFPLPFLDQMLERLAGYKFYCFLDGYSGYNQIVIAPEDQEKTTFTCPFGTFAYRRMPFGLCNAPATFQRCMLSSIYSQKRRPSLD